The genomic window GACCATCTTCGCTATCTGGATCACGTTTTAGGTTCACTGAAATGTGATCTGCTGGGACCTCATCTTTAATGAACTGTGGCCATTCGACCACTGTCACGCCGTTGCCATGAAAATATTCGTCAAAGCCAAGATCTTCATCTGGATTGTTTTCCAGTCGATAAGCATCCATGTGATACAACGGCATTTTGCCATCTTGATATTCGCGGATCAAAGTGAATGTTGGACTCTTAACATTTTTACTGATACCTAATCCTTGAGCTAATCCACGTGTAAAGGTAGTCTTTCCGACACCAAGATCGCCATTTAGCAAAATAACATCCCCTGCTTCTAGTAATGAAGCAAAGCGATGACCGAAGGACTCGGTTTCTTGATAAGAATGTGTTTGTAAATTATATTCCTGCATAGTATCCCTCAAAAAAATAAATTAAAGTGCTAGGGCTGCGGTCAAGATCGATAGTTTGTATACATCATCCACATTGGCACCACGTGATAAGTCGGAAATTGGCTTGTCCAAACCTAGAAGGATTGGTCCAACTGCATCAAATCCGCCAAATCTTTGGGCAATCTTATATCCGATATTACCTGATTGCAATTCTGGGAAGACGAAAACATTTGCGTGACCAGCAACCTTTGAGTCTGGTGCCTTTTGGTTAGCAACAGTTGGTACAAAGGCAGCATCGAATTGCAACTCGCCATCGATCGGAATTTCTGGTGCTAATTCTTGGGCGATCTTTGTAGCTTCAGCAACCTTAGTTACTTGGTCGCTCTTGGCACTACCCTTAGTTGAAAAACTAAGCATAGCAACCTTTGGATCGATATCAAACAACTTAGCTGACTTAGCAGCTTGAACTGCGATCTCGCCCAATTCTTGAGCACTAGGATCAATATTGATAGCACAATCTGAGAAGAGATATCTCTCGTCGCCCTTTTGTAAAATGAATGCACCACTGATTCTGGAATTGCCTGGAGCTGTTTTAACGATCTGAAGTGCAGGACGAACTGTGTCACCAGTTGAGTGAACAGCGCCAGACACCATACCGTCAGCCTTACCAAGATATACTAACATTGTTCCAAAATAATCAACATCTAGAAGCATTTTTTCAGCTTGTTCTTTAGTGTTCTTGCCCTTACGACGTTCCACAAAGGCATCAACCATGTCATCGAATTCAGAATAATTCTTAGGATTGATGATTTGAATATCACCTAGATCCAAGGAATTGTCGCTAGCAACCTTGTCGATCTCAGTTTCGTCGCCTAAAAGAATTGGCTTTAAAATATTTTCACTGTTTAATCTAGCAGCAGCTTCCAGAATTCGTGGGTCTTCACCTTCGGGTAAAACCATTGTGAGATTCTTTCCATCGATCTTTTGTTTCAAACTATCAAATAAATCCATTATCATTCCTCCATTTCATCGACAACCGTTGGTAATTGCCAATTGATTACCCTTTCATTGTATCGTAAAAGCGCTTTATTTGTTTGAGAAAATGGTTTTGATCCAAAAAATCCTCGATAAGCTGACAACGGACTAGGATGAACTGAACTGATAATTGTGTTTTTAGAAGTATCGATCAAGGCACTTTTACTCTTAGCAGCACTGCCCCAAAGTATAAATACCACGCCACCTTTATCCGATAATGCCTTGATAGCGTAATCAGTCAGTTGTTCCCAGCCTTTACCTCGATGAGAGTATGCTTGGCCTCTTCTAACGGTTAAAACCGAGTTCAATAACAAGACTCCTTGATCTGCCCACGATTTCAAGTAACCGTGTTGAACTGGAGTACACCCTTCATCAGATTGCAATTCTTTGTAGATATTCACTAGTGAAGGCGGCAACTTTGTTCCCGGAGCAACCGCAAAACTGCAGCCAATTGCTTGTCCTGGTTCGTGATAAGGATCTTGCCCTAAAATAACAACCTTAGTATCCTCATAAGACGTCCACTGAAACGCTTGATAAATCTGATACATATTCGGATAAATAGTCTGCGTCTCGTATTCGACCTTCAAAAAGTCGTGCAACTTGTGATAATAATCTTGTTCAAACTGCGATTTTAAAACATCTTGCCAATCATTTTCGATAAAAGTTTTCAATCCACACACACCTAACTATTTTAATTTTTTTTATTAAAAATATGTTAACATGCAACTATAAGCTTAATATATGGAGGTTTACTATGATCAAAATCATCGCATCCGACATGGATGGAACCTTGTTAAATGACGAAATGATGATTTCGCAAAATAATATCGATGCCATTAATGAAGCCATGGACAACGGTATCGACTTTCTAATTGCATCCGGCAGACAGCTCGACGAAGCTAAGCCATTTTTGATGAATAAATTTCACCCCGGTTATATTACTCTAAACGGGGCCGAAATTTACGACAAAGACGAGAAGCTGGTTTCCAGCAATCCCATCTCTGCCAAAAGCGTTGCTAAAATCACTGACTACTTTAAAGAAAATAACCTCTATTTCGAGCTTATCACTGATAAAGGCGTTTTTTCCAATAGTCTTGAAAAAAGAACTACTAGTATTGCCGAATTGTTGAATATTTTAAATCCAACTACCACATATGAAAAAGCTTTAGCTGATACTAAAGAAATTTTGAAGCATGCTAAAACAATCTACGTGGACGACTACGATGAGATCCTCAACGATCCCGACAACAAGATCATGAAATTGTTAGTCTTCGATAGTCGGCAAAAAGAGATCTTCGACCCCTTACGCGCGGATTTTAAGTCAATTGATGATATAGTTATTACATCATCTTCACCAAATAATTTGGAGATCAACAGCGTTGATGCCCAAAAAGGAATTGCTTTGATGGAATACGCTAAGCACAAAGGCGTTAAACCTGAGGAAGTTATGGCTATCGGCGATAACTTGAATGATTATTCCATGATCAAAGCTGCCGGTGTTGGTGTTGCAATGAAAAACGCTGTGCCTAAGATCACTGAAGTTTCTGACATTCAAACTGATTCTAACGTAAACGATGGCGTGGCCAAAGTGATCCAAAAGGTAATCAAAAATAATAAAACCGTAGGTAATCGTGAATGAACTTATATATCCGAACCGCCGATCTTTTATCCGGAAACTTAATGGTCGTTTCCGATAAAAATAAAGAGACGGTTTTTATCGCCACTCGCGATAAGAATAACCCGTTTTTGATTCAACTATTCAATCGTTTAAATGAAAAAGTTGCTGAGATCAAACTCAAGAACAGCTTTTTAAAAATTTTTTCAATTGAGGTTGGCGGACAAGAGGTTGCGACGATCAATACTATCCCGATGATCGATGTTAAGTACGTCCATATTGGCAAACTTAACTGGCGGATCGTTGGGAACATCCCCATGTCCGATTATCATGCCAAATACAAGCATGAAGTGATCATGGAAGTCAGCCCGATCATTCTTAGTTTGGGACAACCTGGATTGCAATTAAAATTCCAAAATATCGATGATTCTGAAGTCGGCACTTTGATAGCGATATTCTTAAATAAATATGTCAAAATGCCTGGTAAGCCTCTGGACGATTCCCGTAATAGCTTTCAAGGCAAAGGTAAACTATCTTACCTCAGTTTCAAAAATAAATGTTGACCCTAAAAAGAGCTCTAAACCAACAGGTTTAGAGCTCTTTTGTATTTTGTATTATGCGATTTGGCTAGCTTTAGTAGCTACCTCTTCCAAATTGTATTGCATGTGATCATATAAGTGGCTTCCAATATATAATTGACCGACCTTCTTGAAACCGACTTTGTCATAAACGTGCTTAGCTGGTGCATTTTCAACGTCCACGTTCAAACTCAAGACCTTTTCTCCACGGTCGCGAATCAAGTCGATGAAGCTCTTTAACGTCTCAGTTCCGATACCTTGATTTTGAAACTCAGGTGCAACAGCAAATGAATCCAAATACCATTCGCCTGGCCAAGCTTCCTTGTCTGTAAATAAAGTGTCTTTGTTGATTCCATGTTTTTTCAATATTTTAACTAGAGGGGCATCAATGCCATCTTCTTCATCTTCAGGATAACTGATTGCGATTGCAGCTACCTTCCCGTCGATCTCATTGACA from Companilactobacillus sp. includes these protein-coding regions:
- the pta gene encoding phosphate acetyltransferase — protein: MDLFDSLKQKIDGKNLTMVLPEGEDPRILEAAARLNSENILKPILLGDETEIDKVASDNSLDLGDIQIINPKNYSEFDDMVDAFVERRKGKNTKEQAEKMLLDVDYFGTMLVYLGKADGMVSGAVHSTGDTVRPALQIVKTAPGNSRISGAFILQKGDERYLFSDCAINIDPSAQELGEIAVQAAKSAKLFDIDPKVAMLSFSTKGSAKSDQVTKVAEATKIAQELAPEIPIDGELQFDAAFVPTVANQKAPDSKVAGHANVFVFPELQSGNIGYKIAQRFGGFDAVGPILLGLDKPISDLSRGANVDDVYKLSILTAALAL
- a CDS encoding GNAT family N-acetyltransferase, with amino-acid sequence MFRYAKEDDVEQILPTLFQIFDEMELDVFKEVGNDMMEQVIREGFELPNYRYGLDHILVNEIDGKVAAIAISYPEDEEDGIDAPLVKILKKHGINKDTLFTDKEAWPGEWYLDSFAVAPEFQNQGIGTETLKSFIDLIRDRGEKVLSLNVDVENAPAKHVYDKVGFKKVGQLYIGSHLYDHMQYNLEEVATKASQIA
- a CDS encoding uracil-DNA glycosylase, yielding MKTFIENDWQDVLKSQFEQDYYHKLHDFLKVEYETQTIYPNMYQIYQAFQWTSYEDTKVVILGQDPYHEPGQAIGCSFAVAPGTKLPPSLVNIYKELQSDEGCTPVQHGYLKSWADQGVLLLNSVLTVRRGQAYSHRGKGWEQLTDYAIKALSDKGGVVFILWGSAAKSKSALIDTSKNTIISSVHPSPLSAYRGFFGSKPFSQTNKALLRYNERVINWQLPTVVDEMEE
- the tsaE gene encoding tRNA (adenosine(37)-N6)-threonylcarbamoyltransferase complex ATPase subunit type 1 TsaE; its protein translation is MQEYNLQTHSYQETESFGHRFASLLEAGDVILLNGDLGVGKTTFTRGLAQGLGISKNVKSPTFTLIREYQDGKMPLYHMDAYRLENNPDEDLGFDEYFHGNGVTVVEWPQFIKDEVPADHISVNLKRDPDSEDGRIINIKLHGDNYLNRDFGAIL
- a CDS encoding Cof-type HAD-IIB family hydrolase; this encodes MIKIIASDMDGTLLNDEMMISQNNIDAINEAMDNGIDFLIASGRQLDEAKPFLMNKFHPGYITLNGAEIYDKDEKLVSSNPISAKSVAKITDYFKENNLYFELITDKGVFSNSLEKRTTSIAELLNILNPTTTYEKALADTKEILKHAKTIYVDDYDEILNDPDNKIMKLLVFDSRQKEIFDPLRADFKSIDDIVITSSSPNNLEINSVDAQKGIALMEYAKHKGVKPEEVMAIGDNLNDYSMIKAAGVGVAMKNAVPKITEVSDIQTDSNVNDGVAKVIQKVIKNNKTVGNRE